The Novosphingobium sp. P6W DNA window AGTGATGCGGTTTTTCATTTGGTGCGATGCCCTCTGGCCTTCGCTGGAGGCGAACTTGAAGCAAAGCGATAATTGGCATCTAACGGATATCCTTGACTATGAGCACGGCCGCGGCGACCCCTTTGCTGCGGCAGTGCGCGCCACCCGAATGCCCATGGTCATTACCGATCCAGCCCAGCAAGATAACCCAATCGTTTTTTGCAACGAAGCGTTTCAGAGCCTGACGGGATACACGCGCGACGAAATCGTCGGCCGCAATTGC harbors:
- a CDS encoding PAS domain-containing protein, translating into MKQSDNWHLTDILDYEHGRGDPFAAAVRATRMPMVITDPAQQDNPIVFCNEAFQSLTGYTRDEIVGRNCRFLQGPDTDPEAVERSV